One Candidatus Nitronauta litoralis genomic window, ATACGAAATAATTTGTGGGGAACGGCGTTGGCGTGCATCGCAGAAGGCGGGACTCAAATCCATTCCTGCAGTGGTGCGGGAAGTCACCAGCACGCAGCGTCTGCAGATGGCTTTGATCGAGAACATCCACCGGCAGGATCTCAACCCGATGGAAGAAGCAGAGGCATTTCAACGACTGGCACAGGAGTTTGGGTTGACGCAGGATGCCATCGCGGTAAAGGTGGGGAGGAGTCGGGTGAGCGTGGCGAACCATATGCGTTTGTTGAAACTGCCGCGCGCGATACAGGAGGATTTGCGGGCCAATCGATTAAGCTTTGGCCATGCCCGCGCGATATTGAGTCAGGAATCGGAGAAGGCTCAGGAAGCACTTCGATCGGCGATAGTGGAAAAGGGTTTGAGTGTACGGCAAGCCGAAGCCTGGTCTCCACACGACAAAAAAACCACAACGGGTAGTTCTAAACTCAAGGAAGGCAAGCGGGATATTTTTGTCGAGGATCTTGAAAAACAACTGGGCCGGGCACTCGGAACCAAGGTGGATATTAAAACTTCTGGCAAGGGTGGAAAGGTGATTGTGGCCTATTATTCCAATGATGACTTGACCAGAATTCGTGATATCATTCTGAAGAGCGACACTTAAAAAGGGGTGGCACGCGCCGTAACGTATGGGAGCAGTCCGATATTTTTACTTGCGCATGAAAGGCTGAAAAATATCCTAATGGAGTACACGCGATGTTTAATTCGGGGGGGGAAGCGATGAAGCAGGGAAAGAACGACCAGATCAAAGCCTATATGGGCGAAGACACCTCTTTTGATGGTTCGCTTTCTTTTAACGGTACTGTCCGTATTGATGGAAGTTTCAAGGGCAAGGTGAGGACCGATGACACACTGATTGTTGGCGAAAAGGGTGTGTTGGAAGCTGATGTTGAAGCAGGGATTGTGGTTTGCAAAGGCAAGATCCGTGGAACTGTTCAGGCAAAAGAAAAAGTGGAAATCCATAAAGATAGTGAAGTCGTTGGCAACGTGATCGCCCCCCAATTGTATGTTGAGCTGGGAGCCGTGTTTGATGGTCAATGCGATATGACCAAGAACGGCAAGAAGACGTTACAACTGGTGCAGGAAGAAAAAAACGCCGCCGAGATGCTTTGACGAAGTCTACAATTTGTTGGAGCGAGATTTACAAAACCAGGAATAAATTTCAGACGTAGAAATAAGGTTTTCCTTTTAGATCCCGCCTGGTTTTCGCATCTGGACCAGATTTCTGCATTGATTCACCTCTAGAGTTTATCCTGAGATTGTCGAAGTGCTCCGAATGAAAAATTGATGAGCTTTCAGGTGAAGTAGAAATTGATTTCAGGGAAATGAAACGCTCTATATTGTTGGTTTGATAACAACCGTTGCAAAAAACCGCCACCGCGAGCGACCAGGGGAAGCTCGGCCCAGGTATTTTCCCTAAGGTTTAGTGTCCCGAGGAGGTAGATCCGGAGGTTTTTTCCAGTTTCCTGCGGGTGTTGCCAGGCTGAATTGGTTCGTCACAAAGGCTCCTCGCAAAGACGGACACTTTGTTCCAAAATATTTCACTTATGTTATGAAAAGCCCTATATAAAGGCGGCGAGGGTGTCTTCCAGTTTGTTGTTCATTTCTTCCCAGACTTTTTTCAAAGCTTTCTCATCCAGTTTGAGAAGGTTTTTAGCCCTGGGATCCAGGACGGGGGGATGCATCTCACCACTTCCGCCAAGGCCCATTTCATAAGCCAGGAAATCAGCGAAGTGAATAATGGAAGCCTGGGTCTCCCACTTCGGGTTGCGAAACGGATCGTGATGCCCTCCCACAACAGCCTGTAAAAATTCCGGAAGGTTCCAGCGTTTGAACAGGGCAGCCCCAACCTGGGCGTGGCTGCAATTGAGGTGCTCCTCCTCGTAAAACGTCATGGGTTTTTCACCCTGTGCGTGTTCTTCAAATATTTTAAGGGACTGGTCTGGTACGGAAAGGCACAGAACGAGTCGACCGAGATCGTGCAATAGCCCGGCAACATAATACCGTTCGGCCTTGTCTTCTTTTTTTATTTCGGCAATCGTACGACTAGCCAGGCCAACGGCTACACTGTGACGCCAGAACAGGTTCATGTTGAACAGTTCATTAGGGATACCGCGGAATTTTCCGAGAATACTGGTTGCCACCACCAGTTCCATGAGTTGGTCCATGCCTACAATGGACAATGCATGGGTGATGGTTTCCACTTTTGACTTGAAGCCATAGTAGGGGCTGTTCACAACTCGCAAGAGCCGGGCTGTAAGAGAGGAGTCGATGCGAATGATGGCATCCAGTTCCTGGAAACTGGTGTCTGGGTGATGCATCACCTTTTGAAGTTCACAGTAGATATGAAGCGGAGAACCCAGCAGGCCGTTGGGAATAGTATCAAGATTGAATTTCATGGTACCAAGGATATCTTATTTCAAGGATTAGACAACGTATTTACTTCCGGAATATTGGTTGAGTAGCGCGATTAACTGGGCCCGGGAGTGAACCCCGCATTTGCGGTATATCCTCTTCAGATAGGTTTTGACCGTGTGTTTGCTGATGAATAACCGATTTGATACCTCGTTGGGGTCGAGTCCATCGTGGAGCAGGCTGCAAATTTCGACCTCGCGCCAGGACAAACCGACTTTTTGTGCCAACCGGTTCGTCCGGCTGAAAGCGTCAAGAGCGGGTTGTGTGGTGATAGCCCAGAAAGGTTGAAAACTCTGTGTGGTTTCACCATTCAGTAAACGCACGGTCACCCGATAGTTTTTGTTGTTCCAGTTAAAGAAATTATAATCGGTGGTAATCCGTGAAACGTCATCAAGGGGACTGGCTTGCACTTTGGGCGTCGGTTTTTTCTTTACCAGACGGTTGAGAGCTTCAGGCAGGGCTCCACCATTTTTTATTTCGAATTCCTCGCGCATGACCGCATTGCAATAATTGATTTGCATGTCCATGTCGACAAGGGCAAACCCAAGGCCGGGCTCAACCAGAATTTCAAGGGCCACCTGAAACTTCCGGGCTTCTTCCAGTAATTCAACCTGGAAATATTTTTTTACCAGGAAAAGAGAAATACAACGCTGAAGCCAAAGGACGGAGCTTTCACTCTCATCAGGTTTTCCCGGATCTGCAACCAGAATACCCTGAATCGTCTGCGCAAGTTTTTCCAGGTCGTCGGACAATTTGGATAAAGACGATCCTTTCTCTTTTGAACCCTTTTTTCTCAGGATTTCAAATCCATCAATGGTGGAGATTTCTGATAACTCAAGAAGAGGAGAAGAAAACTCTTTTAATGTTTCTTCATAAGCCTTACGGGTATTGCATGTAGAGAGGGCTTTAACAAATTTTTGCAAAGCAGGAAGATTCATGGAAATTAAAGCTGGTTTGGCCAAAAGAATTCCTCAACTAAAATATTAAAATGTCCCTTTATCCCCTTTTGGGGTAGGGGACCTGCCGCAAAATTATGTAAAAGCAAGGCCGACTGGTAAATTATATCTAAAATAGTAATTTACAGTTTAAAAAAACCAATTTTCAGGCAGTTTTATTTGGATGAAGACTCAATTCGGAATTACGAAATATTGCGGCTAAGTGGGCCAAAATCATGGTTTTTTACTATTTTGGTTAATTATATTAACCTTAATTAAATCAATGGTTTCGGCATTTATTAGTTTAATATTTAAAATTTCAATCTCGAACAAAATACCCCGTTTGGGGTATTGTGGGTAAGTTGTGATTGTAAATATAATGGCACCGTTCTTAATAGAAAACTAGGGTTCCGGTCAACCTTTTTCGGGTCTACCGAATCATACCGATATTTTAGGAATGTATATGGACAACCAAACCGTCAAATGCAACACGTGTAAACGAAAAATACAATTCCTGAATGCTGAAGGATTGTTTGTAACTAAAAACTGTAGTGTTCTTGAGTCTGATCCTGAAACGGGGGTCACCTTTGGTACCTGCAAGTTCTGCAAAACCCGCGTTGAATTGAACAACCTTCGATATTTAACCGATGCATTTGAAGTTGGAGTTGCATTTTAGAATCGGAATGAAAGTTTTTTAAAAGAATTACCACATTAAAATCGAGACAGGTCCAAGAGGGCAAGAGGTCGGTATAGAGCGACAAAAGCCGGGGCCGCGAAAGAAACGCAATGCGTTTTTTTCGTGGTCCCGGTTTTTTTATTCACGCATACAAAAATTTATAGAGCCCATGAAAATCCAAAAGGATTTATCCCAGCAAACTAAACCCCACAGTCGAGTGAAAAAAATTGCCGCTCTGGCAATGTCATTCAACGTGATCCTTTCACAGGCCTTTTGTCTGGCTTTGCCATTCATTGCAATGCCTACCGCAATTGCGCAAGAGGTTGTCGAAAACAACGCCACTGTTTTTCAAAATGGCGCTATGAACTTTGGGGTCATCACACAACAGGGTGGGACTGGAAATAACACAGAGATTGATCAGCAGGGTAGTTTCAATGAGGCCACAGTGGAACAGGATGGTTCGGGTAACCAGGCCTTTGTAAACCAGGTCAACGAACTGGAAGAAGGGGACCAGGGCGTACTTGAGGATCTGTTGATTCTTGATCCGCTGGCACCCGGTGGTGGCGGCGGTGAGGGTGGTTTTCTCGGCAATCTCGCAGCCAACACAGCCGATATCTCCCAGGTTGGCGACGATAACTTTGCTGAAGTCAATCAGGATGGAATGCTCAATGAGGCTACTCTTGAGCAGAATGGATTTTCCAACCATGCCTTAATTGAGCAGGTTGATGAAAACATGTCCATCGAAGTTACCCAGACCGGAGACAACAACCGGGTTGAATCCAGCCAGACATCCGGCAGCCGCAACGAAGCCACCGTGGTTCAGACGGGTAATAACAATCTCGCCACAATCACTCAGGTAGATTTCCAGAACGAAATATTCATTACCCAGCTCTCGGATGATAACGAAGCCACTGTAAGCCAGGATGGTTCGATGAACACAGCCACCGTGGTGCAGGAAGGTGGAATCGATAACATTTCGCTCATCGAAACCCTGGGGGTCAACAATACCGCTGAGATCACCCAGGACGGTAGCAACAACAATGCCTCCATCATGCAGGACGGTACATTTAACGAGGCCATCATCTCGCAGACCGGTAGCGACAATATGGCAAGTATCACTCAGGACGGATTCCGAAATGAAGGGCTGATCGAGCAGATTGGTATCGGCAACATCGCCAGCATCATCCAGGACGGTTTCAACAACCTGGCTTCCATTCTGCAGACGGGCAACGGGCACAACGCCTCCATCGAACAGACCGGAAATAACAATAATGCTGAAATTATCCAGGAAGGTTCGCCCAAAACGATCGCGGTAACTCAGACGGGCAATCAGACCTTCTTTATTCATCAGCAGTAAAGAACGGGGTAACTGAAGATGAAACGTTTACGAAATATTACTCTCGCTACAGCAGCTGCTTTATCGCTGGCTCAATCCGGTGCCGAAGCTGGCAATCGTGTTGTGGTCAAGCAGAGCGGTGGCGGAGTGACGGAAGTTAAGCAAAGCGGAAGTAATAACAAGGCGACAATTATTCAAAAGAAAAATAAAGCGCAAAAGTCCGCAGATAAAAATTCCGGCGATTCACAAATTGCCATAATCCGGCAGGAAGGTGACAACAACAGCGTTGTTCAGGAACAGGAGGGCGGGGACAACGTCGCTCTCGTTGACCAGACCGGAGAACACAACTCAGTAGTTCAAACACAGCAAGGCAGGGACAACCTCGCACTCTCCATTCAGGAGGGCGAGGACAATGTAATTGCTCACACCCAGATTGGGGATGGGCATTCCCGCACCGTGACCCAGTCCGGAAGCGGAAAAAACATGGTCATTACCCAGTCCGAATCAAAAAAGTAAAAGACTGGATCTCGATTAGTTTTTTTTAAGTGTTTTTGTTTCTTTTTTTTAAGTTTTTATTAATCACAATAATTTTGGAGAATTCAAAATGGCTAAGAAAACTCTCAAAGCCCTCGCGATTTTATCCTTGTTGGCGTTTCTGAATGGAACGGCAATGGCGGACAATAACGCGACTTCAACCACAACGGGTAACGACAATACCTCTAACATCACCCAGTCCGGTGATGGTCAGACAGCTGATGTAGATCAGAATGGTGACGACAACACTTCGGATGTTGACCAGTCCAACCTGGACAACACCGCAACTGTAAACCAGAGCCAGGGTGAAAACGATTCTGATGTAAATCAGAGTGGTGTGGGCAACGTTGCTACCGTTGAC contains:
- a CDS encoding ParB/RepB/Spo0J family partition protein — encoded protein: MTRKPLGKGLNALIPDFDLDEPPDEKEGPAELPLEEVEPGSLQPRKHFDSEALEALTASIRENGVVQPIVVQMGAKNKYEIICGERRWRASQKAGLKSIPAVVREVTSTQRLQMALIENIHRQDLNPMEEAEAFQRLAQEFGLTQDAIAVKVGRSRVSVANHMRLLKLPRAIQEDLRANRLSFGHARAILSQESEKAQEALRSAIVEKGLSVRQAEAWSPHDKKTTTGSSKLKEGKRDIFVEDLEKQLGRALGTKVDIKTSGKGGKVIVAYYSNDDLTRIRDIILKSDT
- a CDS encoding polymer-forming cytoskeletal protein; translation: MKQGKNDQIKAYMGEDTSFDGSLSFNGTVRIDGSFKGKVRTDDTLIVGEKGVLEADVEAGIVVCKGKIRGTVQAKEKVEIHKDSEVVGNVIAPQLYVELGAVFDGQCDMTKNGKKTLQLVQEEKNAAEML
- a CDS encoding HDOD domain-containing protein, which produces MKFNLDTIPNGLLGSPLHIYCELQKVMHHPDTSFQELDAIIRIDSSLTARLLRVVNSPYYGFKSKVETITHALSIVGMDQLMELVVATSILGKFRGIPNELFNMNLFWRHSVAVGLASRTIAEIKKEDKAERYYVAGLLHDLGRLVLCLSVPDQSLKIFEEHAQGEKPMTFYEEEHLNCSHAQVGAALFKRWNLPEFLQAVVGGHHDPFRNPKWETQASIIHFADFLAYEMGLGGSGEMHPPVLDPRAKNLLKLDEKALKKVWEEMNNKLEDTLAAFI
- a CDS encoding helix-turn-helix transcriptional regulator, with product MAKPALISMNLPALQKFVKALSTCNTRKAYEETLKEFSSPLLELSEISTIDGFEILRKKGSKEKGSSLSKLSDDLEKLAQTIQGILVADPGKPDESESSVLWLQRCISLFLVKKYFQVELLEEARKFQVALEILVEPGLGFALVDMDMQINYCNAVMREEFEIKNGGALPEALNRLVKKKPTPKVQASPLDDVSRITTDYNFFNWNNKNYRVTVRLLNGETTQSFQPFWAITTQPALDAFSRTNRLAQKVGLSWREVEICSLLHDGLDPNEVSNRLFISKHTVKTYLKRIYRKCGVHSRAQLIALLNQYSGSKYVV